A window from Thunnus albacares chromosome 19, fThuAlb1.1, whole genome shotgun sequence encodes these proteins:
- the LOC122970074 gene encoding uncharacterized protein LOC122970074: protein MNIKSCWLLFVLGCNVSAEMIHQIVEEEQQVSLRCSHSVEGKVTWSREINGNTVDIFVVDGDREQRLNDPGRRYGSTADKSLHIFRVAVSDSGKYLCSNEPAVELTVIPSGTTTVSITEKSIVNLTCPDVGGSHVPTWTREIDGKQQQIRPHVSAVDKYLIIPDVQPGDSGLYYCDGKPAANLNVIKGDQSEREVKKTTTSPTTTSTTSPANTASPYLWQMPVRVVIVILYLILMISITVTTWRRAQQIQKQHTAETENHL from the exons ATGAACATCAAGAGCTGCTGGTTACTTTTTGTTCTGGGCTGTAATGTCAGTGCAG aaATGATCCATCAAATAGTCGAAGAGGAGCAACAAGTCTCTCTGCGTTGTTCTCACTCTGTGGAGGGTAAAGTGACGTGGAGCAGAGAGATTAATGGAAACACAGTTGATATATTTGTAGTTGATGGTGACAGAGAGCAAAGATTGAATGATCCCGGCAGACGATACGGTTCAACTGCAGATAAGTCACTGCACATCTTTAGAGTTGCTGTCTCAGACTCTGGAAAATACTTGTGTAGTAATGAACCAGCTGTCGAACTGACAGTGATCCCATCag GAACAACAACAGTCAGTATTACAGAGAAGTCCATCGTCAATCTGACATGTCCTGATGTTGGAGGGTCACATGTTCCAACATGGACCAGAGAGattgatggaaaacaacaacaaatcaggCCTCATGTTTCAGCTGTTGACAAGTATCTGATTATACCAGACGTGCAGCCTGGTGACTCTGGACTGTACTACTGTGATGGAAAACCAGCTGCAAATCTAAACGTGATCAAAGGTGATCAGtcagagagag aagttaaaaaaacaacaacatcgcCTACAACAACTTCTACAACATCACCTGCAAACACAG CCTCTCCTTACCTGTGGCAGATGCCTGTTCGTGTGGTGATCGTAATACTTTATTTAATCCTGATGATCAGCATCACCGTCACTACCTGGAGAAGAG CGCAACAGATACAGAagcaacacacagcagaaacagaaaatcatcTCTGA
- the LOC122970059 gene encoding basement membrane-specific heparan sulfate proteoglycan core protein-like: MRMNICICLLALVLGCNVTAEIIHQIVEEEQQVSLRCSHSVEGKVTWSREINGNTVDIFIVDGDREQRFNDPHKRYGSTIDKSLHISRVAVSDSGKYLCNNEAAVELTVIPSGTTIVSIAEKSNVTLTCPDVEGSHVPTWTREIDGKQQQIRPHVSAVDKYLNIPDVQPGDSGLYYCDGKPAANLNVIKGDQSERDDDEGSTSPPAANTEMIHQIVEEKEHVFLHCSHSVEGKVTWSREINGNTVDILTVDGDREQRFNDPHKRYGSLADKSLLILKAAVSDSGKYLCNNEAAVELTVIPSASPYLWQMPVRVVIVILYLILMISITVNTWRRAQQIQKQHTAETENHL; encoded by the exons atgaggatgaacaTCTGCATCTGCCTGTTAGCTTTAGTTCTGGGCTGTAATGTGACAGCAG aaataatccatcaaatagtCGAAGAGGAGCAACAAGTCTCTCTGCGTTGTTCTCACTCTGTGGAGGGTAAAGTGACGTGGAGCAGAGAGATTAATGGAAACACAGTTGACATATTTATAGTTGATGGTGACAGAGAGCAAAGATTCAATGACCCCCACAAACGTTACGGTTCAACCATAGATAAGTCACTGCACATCTCTAGAGTTGCTGTCTCAGACTCTGGAAAATACTTGTGTAATAATGAAGCAGCTGTGGAACTGACGGTGATCCCATCAG GAACAACAATAGTCAGTATTGCAGAGAAGTCCAACGTCACTCTGACATGTCCTGATGTTGAAGGGTCACATGTTCCAACATGGACCAGAGAGattgatggaaaacaacaacaaatcaggCCTCATGTTTCAGCTGTTGACAAGTATCTGAATATACCAGACGTGCAGCCTGGTGACTCTGGACTGTACTACTGTGATGGAAAACCAGCTGCAAATCTAAACGTGATCAAAGGTGATCAGTCTGAGAGAG atgatgatgaaggatcAACATCACCACCAGCTGCAAACACAG aaaTGATCCATCAAATAGTCGAGGAGAAGGAACATGTCTTTCTGCATTGTTCTCACTCTGTGGAGGGTAAAGTGACGTGGAGCAGAGAGATTAATGGAAACACAGTTGACATACTTACAGTTGATGGTGACAGAGAGCAAAGATTCAATGACCCCCACAAACGATACGGTTCATTAGCAGATAAGTCGCTGCTCATCCTCAAAGCTGCTGTCTCAGACTCTGGAAAATACTTGTGTAATAATGAAGCAGCTGTGGAACTGACAGTGATCCCATCAG CCTCTCCTTACCTGTGGCAGATGCCTGTTCGTGTGGTGATCGTAATACTTTATTTAATCCTGATGATCAGCATCACCGTCAATACCTGGAGAAGAG CGCAACAGATACAGAagcaacacacagcagaaacagaaaatcatcTCTGA